One window of the Eucalyptus grandis isolate ANBG69807.140 chromosome 8, ASM1654582v1, whole genome shotgun sequence genome contains the following:
- the LOC104456745 gene encoding protein SENESCENCE-ASSOCIATED GENE 21, mitochondrial, translating into MARSLSNAKLFSAALVDGISASIARRGYAAASQGVASSFAKTGATRSTVMSKQTGEEKARSTERVSWVPDPKTGYYRPENRAEEIDVAELRAMLLKNKN; encoded by the exons ATGGCTCGCTCGCTCTCGAACGCCAAGCTTTTCTCGGCCGCCCTCGTCGACGGCATCTCCGCTTCCATCGCCAG ACGAGGGTACGCGGCAGCATCTCAAGGAGTTGCTTCGAGCTTCGCGAAAACAGGGGCGACCAGGAGCACCGTGATGTCGAAGCAAACAGGGGAGGAGAAGGCTAGATCCACCGAGAGGGTATCGTGGGTGCCCGACCCGAAGACCGGGTACTACAGGCCCGAGAACCGCGCCGAGGAGATCGACGTGGCTGAGCTGCGCGCGATGCTCTTGAAGAACAAGAACTGA